From the genome of Carettochelys insculpta isolate YL-2023 chromosome 23, ASM3395843v1, whole genome shotgun sequence:
ccaattcccttagtaccctggggtgcattaaatccagacccatggacttgtgcacatctagtttttctagatagctcagaacttgtttcttccccacaggtggctgccctccaccttcccatactgcatcatctaggaccgtcatgtggaagttgactttgtctgtgaagactgaggcaaaaaaagcattgagtacttcagcttttcctgcatcatctgtcactaggttacctctctcatccggtaatggccccacaccttctctgataacccgtttattgttcaaatgcctgtactcttgttactcttcacatcccttgccagctgcagttccaattgtgctttcgctttcctgattactgcctggcattctccagccgtatgtttatactcctccttagtcaactgtccacgtttccattccttgtatgcatccttttttaatttaagctgactaaggatttccttgttaagccaagctggttgcctaccatgtttgcgtttcttactctgcagcgggattgtttgttcctgtgccttcagtaaaactactttaaaatactgtcagttctcttcaactcttttcctcttcatcttcatttcccaagtgaTCCTGCTTGTCCGTTCTCTtagggagtcagagtctgctgttctgaaatcaagggtctgtatgttactgctcacctttcttttgtCTGGATCATGAAATCTGCAATATCATGGTTGctacagcccaggttccctcccacttctctttcttctactagttcttccctgcttgtgagcagcaggtcaagttgcgcacggcccctggttggttccttcagcacttgtaccaagaagttatccccaacattctccaaaaacttcctggattgtctggatgattaaagtctcccatgagaaccagggtctgtgatttggaagcttcacttagcctcatttatctcatctccctgatctggcggtctataacagacaccaactacaacattacctctgttacttccacctctaagcttaacccaaagacactcaactggattttctccttcctcatactggagctctgagcaatcacactgctccctcacatagagcataactcctcctccttttctcccctgtctgtcattcctaaacaatttataaccttctatgaccgtgctccagttatgcaaattgtcccaccaattctccattattccaaccacctcatgcttgtttgactgtgccagggcctctgattcttcctgtttgttccctaggcttctgtgCTCCAGTATTTAAGCTAACATCTCAGATGTTACAGAGGAAGAAGCAACAAGGTTTGGATGCCACCTGAATAGGTGCGTCCTCTCCCTGAGTATCTCTCCCACCTTGGAACCCCCCAGTATCTCCTTCCTGAGCACTgctccctgcatcccctcctgtggTCCTCACTCAGGTTGGGGTaggagtggtggggaggctgctaattgcagagatgaaaagtgaggcctgacataaacagtttgctcacccctgttcaaAGGCATAGTGTTCTTGGTGGAGAATTGTTGCTGTGTTTCAGTACTGATGGGCATGCTGTTTTTATATGTGCTCTACAGTCTTAACATGATAGGGTTGCGTTATTCTTTTCAGTTGTGCGGATTTCAGAAAGGGTTCCAGGAGTCTTACAGTTTTGTTGTGTGTAGGTCTTGGATGATGCTAACAGAGATGCTGATCTGCATCATGTGGCCTGCAACATTGTGAAGAAACCAGGAAACATCTACTACCTATACAAGCGAGAAAGTGGACAGAGATACTTTTCCATCCTTTCTCCAAAGGTACATGGGAATAgagagagcaacgaagggtcctgtggcaccttctagactaacagaaaagttttgagcatgagcttttgtgagcaaagactcgctTCTTCAGaggctggtcatggaaatcaaatagagagagaatCAAGAGTGAGTTTAAGGGGATGTGGCCAGAACACATTGGGGGCTGGCTCATTCTGTCTCTTTGCTCTCTCAGTGAAAGGCCCATTGATCCAGTGAGGGTGTACTTACTAAACCTCTTCTTAGGAGGGTGGTTTTTCTTGGTGACTTGGTTTGTGCTCACAGGTTGCTTGGGAGCTATATTGTGAAATCACCTTTGAGGAAAGTTGAAAAGTCTTGTAGCTGTTTAGAAAGCAGGCATAAATAAAATATTAGGGTGATCTGAGAACTGACTAGGAGACTGAGTGCCCTCCTGGTAGGATGTATACATGTGTTTGCAGGACCAGATCCTCTGAGCACCAAGTCAGTGAGTCTCCTCAGGATAATCTTTTCCAGTGGCTGAGTCCAAACCTTGATTCACTGACTCCTCATGGCTCAGCATTTCTTGTGCTTAGAAAGTGGGGGTACTTAGCTCTTGGTGTATTGTGGAGTGTGTGTTGGAGAAGCTGCTCTGTTCcaagcagccacagctgccctgtCCTTGGGTGTGAACCAAAAGAGTTTTGGAGTTTTCATAAAATGTGGAATTGAGGATTCTTGTTGCATATCAAGAGGGTTACACATGACAAACTGTGCTGTGTGATACTTATCTCCGCCTGCCCCCTTGTGCCCCTGCAGTAGCTTGCTGAGTAGGCCCCCTTCTAATCACTCTGCTCACTACAGGCCTGGATGTTGAGTGTTCAGGAATAGAGCTCATAGCTTCCTGGGACTTTGTTCTTGATGTTAGTCTGAGGAGCCTCTGAGGCCAAAGCTGGGTGTGTGGTTTTTTCTTTCCTCAGCAGTGTTCAATATCCAATTCTGATTCTTTAATAAAATTGGATTGTCATGGCATAGTACAGAAAAAAACTTACTGTGGTCCATGGCAATAAATGCCTCCATTTGGCTAAGTCACTGCGCAGAGCTTGTATTAGAAAGTATGGTAACGAGTCTTAAGATATGCCAGAGTTGTTGGCAGTGTTGCTCATGCTTAGGGAGGTCATAGGCTTTGGCTAGCCTGCTACTTTACATTTTTGAAATCAGCATTTGGGTATTGTATCACTCCAAACCAAACATATATGAATGAGCTTGCGTGAATCCTCTAATTCATATGGCTCCTGGTATCTGTCCTCTccctcccaacagatgtctaggCAAAATCCTCTGTGTCCCATTCCCTCTTCCCCCAATACCATATGCATAGCTTTGCTACTTTTAACATACACCTTCCATTTTTATATACCTGTTAGTGTGCACACTTGAATACACCATATTTGTGCCCAGgtacagggtttttttccccctttggagGGTTAACTAATCAGTAATGTCGCAAGAAAGAAGCAACCCTTCAAAACTGGAGAAAGTCTTCTGTTAGGAAGTGTGACAGCACTCAATATTAAAATCTGTCAGTGTCAGTAGAGCGGGTCAGTCCTAGTATGCAGACCTCTGTAATCAATGTAAATGCTGAATTGTGTAGGAGATCAGAACCTGACATGAACTTGTCTCCTATTTTCTACAGGAATGGGGGACCAATTGTCCAAATGAATTTCTTGGTGCTTATAAGCTTCAGCACGACATGTCCTGGACTTCATCTGAGAACATTGAGAAACGAGATGCTGAAATTAGCATTCTTGACAAGCTGCTGAGCCAGCAGGCAGCATTGCCTCAGTGTACGGAGCCCAACTTCCAAGGGCTCACCAAGTGAAGCAGGCTGGCAGTTAACAACAAAGGCATTCTGAATGGCTTCAGAAGAGAATGGATTGTGCTTACCTGACCACTGCAAAAGGAGTTTCAAGAATAGAGACCAAGAAATGAAAATGTACTTCAGCAGCTCATTTCATATAGCCCTTGTTCTAGATTTGCATTTAAAATGCTAATGCCATCAATTATGAGCTCTAAGAATAGACATCTGTCTTGAGTTTCCCAGGCATCTTCTTTCATGATCTACCAGGGCTGATGTAAGTGCCCTGTTACATGGTACCATAATAACTCCACATCCATCAGAGTGTCACTGCAGGTTATTTACATTTGCTGTTGACTGtcattcttgtcaatttcacggCTCCCTCCTGGAGCCATGAAACTAGTAAGAGAGCTGTACAGAACTTGGGCTTTCACCCTAGGGCAGATGGGGGCTCCACCTAGAGTCTGgttgctgccagctgtgctgctgcccctTGGTCCCCTGCTGTCATGCTACCCTCTCCCCCAAGCTTTCAGCTCCCCACCAGGAACTGGGGCAGCTTCCCTTTACGTGGTGGAGAGCTGTATGGAAAGCCTGGGCTCTCAGCACCCCACATGGCTCCTCTTTAATCAATGGAAATGTCCCTGGTG
Proteins encoded in this window:
- the C23H1orf50 gene encoding uncharacterized protein C1orf50 homolog produces the protein PRLGPRAGPRRSLTGALCLSAGAEAALVERGAGRVADPGDLVALAQQVQKADEFIRANACNKLTVIAEQIRYLQEQARKVLDDANRDADLHHVACNIVKKPGNIYYLYKRESGQRYFSILSPKEWGTNCPNEFLGAYKLQHDMSWTSSENIEKRDAEISILDKLLSQQAALPQCTEPNFQGLTK